Part of the Candidatus Auribacterota bacterium genome is shown below.
ACATCCCTGAGGCTTGCGTGCTCCTGGGCGAGGCTGCGGTATCTCGCCTGTTGGCGGATGACCGCGGGGTCGCTCATCTGCTCTTCGATGGTCTTGAGCCGCGCGGACAGCACTTCCATGCGCGCATCAAACATATTCCCTCTCTCTTCCATGGCTCGTGAGCTCCAACGGCCGGCTTATAACCGGGCCAAGCGCGGCGCGTTCATTCTGCGGGTTCAGCGCCCGGGGCAGCCTGAGGCGCTCCCCCCTCCGCGGGGCCTGCCGGGGGCTGCCCTGCGGCGGGCGGCGCGCCCTCGGGAGCAGGGGGTGCCTCCCGTGCGGGGGGTTCAGCGGCGCCCTCCGCGGCAACGGGACGGGCTCCCGCCTCCACCGCAGGGACCGTAGTTTCTCCCGCTCTCGTGCGGATCTTTTTCTTCGCGATCTTCACGCCGGCGTACTTCTTCATGAATTTTTCCACGCGACCGGCGGTATCGAGATACTTCTGCGTCCCCGTGAAAAACGGGTGGCACTTGGAACAGACGCCGACCTTGATCTCTTTCTTCGTCGAGCGCGTCTGGATCACCTCTCCGCAGGCGCAGATGATCGTCGCGTCCGCGTACTTGGGATGAATGTCCTTCTTCATAAAATCCTCCATTTCTGAATAAAGTAGTTAGTAGTTAGTATCTAGTAGTTAGGGAATGATGCCCTAGCTACTGACTGCTAGCTACTGGCTACTTTTTTTATCACTGGTTCAGCGACATAAGGAACTCGGCGTTGCTCTTCGTCTTCTTGACCTTTTCGACAATCAGCTCCATGACCTCCACCGGATTGAGCCCGCCGAGCGCCTTGCGCAGGATCCAGACCTTGGCGAGCTCGTCCGGGTGCAGGAGCAGCTCCTCTTTCCGCGTGCCGGATTTCTCGATATCAATCGCGGGGAAGATCCTCTTGTCAACGAGGCGGCGGTCGAGGTGGAGCTCCATGTTGCCGGTCCCCTTGAACTCTTCGAAGATCACGTCGTCCATGCGGCTCCCGGTGTCAATGAGGGCGGTCGCGATGATCGTAAGGCTCCCCCCCTCCTCGATGTTGCGCGCGGCGCCAAAAAACCGCTTCGGTTTCTGGAGCGCGTTGGAATCCACGCCGCCGGAGAGAATCTTGCCGCTGTGCGGTTGAATAACGTTGTACGCGCGGGCCAGCCGGGTAATGCTGTCCAGCAGGATGACCACGTCCCGCTTGTGCTCCACGAGCCGCCTCGCCTTGTTGATCACCATCTCCGCCCCCTGCACGTGCCGGTCCGCCGGCTCATCGAATGTTGAACTCACCACCTCACCCTTGACCGTCCGCTCCATGTCCGTGACCTCCTCTGGACGCTCGTCTATGAGGAGCACGATGAGGTAGCACGCGGGGTTGTTCGCGGTGATGCTGTTCGCAACCGCCTGGAGGAGCATCGTCTTGCCCGCCCGGGGCGGGGAGACAATCAGTCCGCGCTGCCCCTTGCCGATCGGCGTGAGGAGGTCGAACACCCTCATGCTGGTATTCTCCGGCGTGGTCTCCATGATGAGACGCTCGCGGGGATAGAGGGGGGTGAGGTTATCGAACAGGATCTTGTCCTTGGCCTTCTCCGGATCCTCATAGTTGATCGCCTCGACGCGAATGAGCGCGAAGTAACGCTCCTTGTCCTTCGGTGGCCGGATCTGCCCGGAGACGGTATCGCCCTTCTTGAGGTCAAATCTCCGTATCTGGGACGGCGACACGTAGATATCCTCGGGGCAGGGGAGGTAGTTATAGTTCTGCGAGCGAAGAAAACCAAAACCGTCGGGGAGAATTTCGAGACAGCCCTCGCCGAACATGAGTCCGTTCTCCACAGCCTTGGCCTTGAGAATTTCAAAAATGAGCTGATGCTTCTTCAATGTCGCGATGCCGAGGATCTTCAGATCTTTGCCCATCTTGCTGAGCTGCGAGACGGTCATCTGCTGAAGCTTGCTGATATTGACCTGCTCTCCCTTCCCCGGAGCCGCCTCCCGCCCGCGGGGAACCCTCGGAGTCTCCACGCCCGCCGCGCTCGTCGCGGTCATCTCCGCCGCACCGTTATTCGTGCTGTTGGTCTGCTGCACCGGTTCGCTCTTCGTTCTCTGTCTCACGCGCTACCTCCTGTTAGTATTCTCCACATATCCCTCACCTGTCGCTCTGTATTTTTAAGCGTTCCGCCGTTGTCGATCACAAAATCAGAACGCCTTATTTTCTCCGCGATGGGCATCTGCATCCTCACCCTGCGCTCGATCTCCCTCCGCGAGAGCCCATCCCTCTCACCGCAGCGCGCGACCTGCGCTTCGCGCGGGCACGCGACGACGACCGTTCTGTCAAACTCGCCCTCCAGGCCAACCTCGAAGAGGAGCGGCACGTCGGCGACCGCCACGGCGTACTCCCCCTCTCTGGCGGCGCGGGCGAGCTTCAGCCTCATCTCCCGTATCACCGGCGGGTGCACAATGGCGTTTAAACGCTTCACCTTCCGCGGATCACTGAAGACGATTCCGGCGAGGGCGCGCCGATCTATGGACCGATCGGCCCTGAGGACGCCCCTGCCGAATGCCTCGACGATCCGCCTCCACGCCCGCCGCCCCGGCCGTACCGTTTCACGTGCGAGCTCATCGGCGTCAACCACGAGGGCCCCGCGGCGGGCAAACATCTTCGCCACGGTCGCCTTCCCCGTCCCCATGCCGCCCGTTAATCCTATCCGTATCAATGACCCGGCTCCATCATCAGAAAGCAACAATATCAATTGCCCGGATTGAACCGTCTAAACT
Proteins encoded:
- the rpmE gene encoding 50S ribosomal protein L31, with amino-acid sequence MKKDIHPKYADATIICACGEVIQTRSTKKEIKVGVCSKCHPFFTGTQKYLDTAGRVEKFMKKYAGVKIAKKKIRTRAGETTVPAVEAGARPVAAEGAAEPPAREAPPAPEGAPPAAGQPPAGPAEGGAPQAAPGAEPAE
- the rho gene encoding transcription termination factor Rho, encoding MTATSAAGVETPRVPRGREAAPGKGEQVNISKLQQMTVSQLSKMGKDLKILGIATLKKHQLIFEILKAKAVENGLMFGEGCLEILPDGFGFLRSQNYNYLPCPEDIYVSPSQIRRFDLKKGDTVSGQIRPPKDKERYFALIRVEAINYEDPEKAKDKILFDNLTPLYPRERLIMETTPENTSMRVFDLLTPIGKGQRGLIVSPPRAGKTMLLQAVANSITANNPACYLIVLLIDERPEEVTDMERTVKGEVVSSTFDEPADRHVQGAEMVINKARRLVEHKRDVVILLDSITRLARAYNVIQPHSGKILSGGVDSNALQKPKRFFGAARNIEEGGSLTIIATALIDTGSRMDDVIFEEFKGTGNMELHLDRRLVDKRIFPAIDIEKSGTRKEELLLHPDELAKVWILRKALGGLNPVEVMELIVEKVKKTKSNAEFLMSLNQ
- the coaE gene encoding dephospho-CoA kinase (Dephospho-CoA kinase (CoaE) performs the final step in coenzyme A biosynthesis.), whose protein sequence is MIRIGLTGGMGTGKATVAKMFARRGALVVDADELARETVRPGRRAWRRIVEAFGRGVLRADRSIDRRALAGIVFSDPRKVKRLNAIVHPPVIREMRLKLARAAREGEYAVAVADVPLLFEVGLEGEFDRTVVVACPREAQVARCGERDGLSRREIERRVRMQMPIAEKIRRSDFVIDNGGTLKNTERQVRDMWRILTGGSA